A DNA window from Natronosalvus rutilus contains the following coding sequences:
- a CDS encoding universal stress protein, whose product MAKNILVPIDGSEQAERALDYALESFPDASITLLNVFTKGPPEVHLERRGKDYAELRARRGEMLDRLVEERTFDDQIETQVVVGRPSREIVDYAEGHEIDQIVMGSHGRDGASRVLLGSVAETVVRRAPVPVTVVR is encoded by the coding sequence ATGGCAAAAAATATCCTCGTACCGATAGACGGATCGGAACAGGCAGAACGGGCGCTCGATTACGCACTCGAATCATTCCCCGACGCGTCCATTACGCTGCTAAACGTGTTCACGAAGGGACCGCCCGAAGTTCATCTCGAACGGAGAGGGAAAGATTACGCCGAGTTGCGAGCGAGACGAGGCGAAATGCTCGATCGATTGGTCGAGGAGCGAACGTTCGACGACCAGATCGAGACCCAGGTAGTCGTTGGGAGACCGTCGCGTGAAATTGTCGACTACGCCGAGGGACACGAGATCGATCAGATCGTCATGGGGAGCCACGGCCGCGACGGCGCCTCTCGGGTTCTCCTGGGAAGCGTCGCCGAGACGGTCGTCCGTCGTGCGCCGGTTCCGGTGACCGTCGTCAGGTGA
- a CDS encoding CBS domain-containing protein: MDITEIVSTSFTEFDIGTPLSKVAGAFENQELDAVVVTDGDEYRGVVSRQRLTSSSNQPSAKVGSQVQHVPAVERTEDVREVARLMIGSDAKTLPVLDDERVYGVVTADAVLAAVRPFLDAATVDEAYSTELISVPPETGIGKALNTFREAGIAHLPVVEGDEVVGMLSLYDVIEFTTRGGSRSQGGSSGDNVGGGGKAAGGSHGGFGAREGESDRMLDLPVRNLMSDAVVTIGRDATLDEVVETMFEQEISSLVVTDSETGEPSGIVTKTDVIKALTWEQDNGRQPVQVFGLDLLDGMDYDGVSALIESMTSKYGDMQVIKASIELQEHKEQTRGVPLVLARIRLVTDRGYFTADGEGYGASHALRLAANAVERQLLKGKTYGQSKKHTEAEEQEKLYGWWLGG, encoded by the coding sequence ATGGACATCACCGAGATCGTTTCCACATCGTTCACCGAATTCGACATTGGGACACCTCTCTCGAAGGTCGCCGGTGCGTTCGAGAACCAGGAACTCGATGCCGTCGTCGTCACGGACGGCGACGAGTATCGCGGCGTTGTCAGCCGTCAACGGCTGACATCGTCGTCCAATCAGCCCTCCGCGAAGGTCGGCTCGCAGGTCCAACACGTCCCGGCCGTCGAACGCACCGAGGATGTCCGCGAGGTCGCCCGGCTCATGATCGGGAGCGACGCCAAGACACTTCCCGTCCTCGACGACGAACGCGTCTACGGCGTCGTGACCGCAGATGCCGTCCTCGCGGCTGTCCGTCCGTTCCTCGACGCGGCGACCGTCGATGAGGCGTACTCGACCGAGTTGATCAGCGTGCCCCCTGAGACCGGTATCGGGAAAGCGCTCAACACGTTCCGGGAAGCGGGCATCGCCCATCTCCCGGTCGTCGAGGGCGACGAAGTAGTGGGGATGTTGAGTCTCTACGACGTCATCGAGTTCACAACCCGAGGGGGGAGTCGGAGCCAGGGCGGCTCCTCCGGCGACAACGTCGGCGGCGGTGGGAAAGCTGCCGGTGGGAGCCACGGGGGCTTCGGCGCGCGCGAGGGGGAGTCCGACCGGATGCTCGATCTGCCGGTCCGGAACCTGATGTCCGATGCGGTCGTGACCATCGGGCGAGACGCAACGCTCGACGAGGTGGTTGAGACGATGTTCGAGCAGGAAATCTCCTCGCTCGTCGTCACTGACAGTGAGACGGGCGAGCCCAGCGGGATCGTCACGAAAACGGATGTCATCAAGGCACTCACCTGGGAACAAGACAATGGGCGCCAGCCTGTGCAAGTGTTTGGTCTCGACCTGCTCGATGGCATGGACTACGACGGCGTCTCCGCGTTGATCGAGAGCATGACCTCGAAGTACGGCGATATGCAGGTGATCAAGGCCAGTATCGAACTGCAAGAGCACAAGGAACAGACCCGGGGCGTGCCGCTCGTGCTGGCACGAATCCGGCTGGTCACTGATCGGGGCTACTTCACCGCCGACGGCGAGGGCTACGGCGCTAGTCATGCGCTCCGTCTCGCCGCGAATGCAGTGGAACGACAACTCCTAAAGGGAAAAACGTACGGCCAATCGAAGAAGCACACCGAGGCCGAGGAGCAGGAGAAGCTCTACGGCTGGTGGCTCGGTGGATAA
- a CDS encoding amphi-Trp domain-containing protein encodes MPEEVLFKSESDQTREDIASYLRSVADKLEQGDTITLKSGSESVTMEPPSRPTFEVKAEREGPTDGPGELSIEFELEWDENGNEGDGGSGQLEIE; translated from the coding sequence ATGCCTGAAGAAGTCCTGTTCAAATCAGAGAGTGACCAGACCCGAGAAGACATCGCCTCGTATCTCCGCAGTGTCGCTGATAAGCTTGAACAAGGGGATACAATCACACTCAAATCCGGTTCCGAGTCCGTGACAATGGAACCGCCATCGCGCCCGACGTTTGAGGTCAAAGCCGAACGCGAGGGGCCAACGGACGGCCCCGGAGAATTGAGTATCGAGTTCGAACTCGAATGGGACGAGAACGGCAATGAGGGGGACGGCGGGAGCGGTCAGTTAGAAATCGAGTGA
- a CDS encoding ATP-binding protein, with translation MPGFVNRTEELSRLYQLYNSDEAELAVIFGRRRLGKTELVKQSLKGYDDAIVYQAKQKTSALQLQQFVEAASDKYPGIMRIREEWESIFGYLADQDAIVVLDEFPYLVEQDESLPSVLQAMFDHELGDSSATFVLVGSSISMMEEAALLGNSPLYGRSSLKLDIRQFPFDAAMEFFPESYTVDEQVFTWGVFGGVPYYLEEVDPEGSLGQNIQRTILSRHGTLHDEPDYVLRMELTEPTRYFSILEAIAGGSTSRNEIAGSTGIDYNQLSKYLNRLSRLRLVDQHVPITERKERTKRSRYRIRDQFFRFWFHFVYGSGDRYEDFGDEAYETLIEPELADFVSDSFEDLCGSALRTLYPEYTITDVGQWWYQEHEVDVVGLTNEDALITGECKFQRSPLDYDALSKLQTHVNELRWTPSGGGERKHEYALFSRSGFAQAVEDAAEKRDDLRLFTVEDVLTALKS, from the coding sequence ATGCCTGGGTTCGTGAACCGAACGGAGGAACTCTCGCGCCTTTACCAACTCTACAATTCAGATGAGGCGGAGTTGGCGGTGATTTTCGGACGACGGCGACTCGGAAAAACCGAACTCGTCAAGCAGTCTCTCAAAGGATACGACGATGCCATCGTCTATCAGGCGAAGCAAAAAACAAGTGCGTTACAGCTCCAGCAGTTCGTCGAGGCCGCTTCGGACAAATATCCAGGAATCATGCGGATCCGCGAAGAGTGGGAGTCTATCTTTGGGTATCTCGCAGATCAGGACGCGATCGTCGTCCTCGACGAGTTTCCGTATTTGGTTGAACAAGATGAAAGCCTCCCCTCCGTTTTGCAGGCGATGTTCGATCACGAGCTTGGTGACTCCAGTGCGACGTTTGTCCTCGTCGGCTCGTCGATCAGCATGATGGAAGAAGCTGCATTGCTGGGAAACAGCCCCTTATACGGCCGTTCGTCGTTAAAACTGGATATCAGGCAGTTTCCATTCGATGCAGCGATGGAGTTTTTTCCGGAAAGCTATACGGTTGACGAGCAGGTGTTCACGTGGGGAGTCTTCGGTGGTGTTCCGTACTATCTCGAAGAAGTGGATCCAGAGGGCAGTCTCGGCCAAAACATCCAGCGAACGATCCTCTCACGGCACGGAACGCTGCACGACGAACCCGACTACGTTCTCCGAATGGAGCTCACGGAACCAACGCGATACTTTTCGATTCTGGAAGCGATCGCAGGCGGAAGCACGAGCCGAAACGAAATCGCCGGTTCGACGGGTATCGATTACAATCAACTTTCAAAATACTTGAACCGCCTCTCTCGGCTGCGACTGGTCGATCAACACGTTCCAATTACCGAACGAAAGGAGCGAACCAAGCGAAGTCGATACCGCATCCGTGACCAGTTCTTCCGATTTTGGTTCCATTTCGTCTATGGGAGCGGTGACAGATACGAGGATTTTGGGGATGAAGCATACGAGACGCTCATCGAGCCGGAACTCGCAGACTTCGTAAGCGACTCGTTCGAGGATCTCTGTGGTTCCGCTCTTCGAACGCTGTATCCCGAGTATACGATCACAGACGTCGGTCAATGGTGGTATCAGGAGCACGAGGTTGACGTCGTGGGTCTAACGAACGAGGACGCGCTGATCACTGGCGAGTGCAAATTCCAGCGATCACCGTTGGATTACGATGCGTTATCGAAGCTTCAAACGCACGTCAATGAGCTTCGATGGACGCCATCCGGAGGGGGAGAGCGGAAGCACGAATACGCGTTGTTCTCTCGAAGCGGCTTTGCACAGGCCGTAGAGGACGCTGCTGAGAAACGGGATGATTTGCGACTGTTCACCGTTGAGGACGTCTTGACAGCGCTGAAATCGTGA
- a CDS encoding Cdc6/Cdc18 family protein: protein MGLEPFTKDSTIFRDENVLRDSHTPKTLIERDEELTAYQSALRPVVNGAQPKNLFLYGQTGVGKTLATKLVLERLSTDLEPMDDVDLHTVFLNCKSLSSSYQVAANLVNEFREPDNQIKTTGYPSGMINQMLWDHLNELDASHCLVVLDEVDSIGNDDDILYQVPRSNDNGLVDGTQVGVIGISNDFTFRDNLSARVKDSLCDEEILFSPYDANQLRRILEQRAEQAFHDDVLDDNVIPLAAAFAGQSSGSARQALRRLYKAGDIARDQGATLVTEGHIRLADRAVERDKVWEELLRVPTHSKLTLYALLMLEAEGELPAKRSAIYKRYRIAANRIDIDPRTDRTVHDRLSQLTLKGFLEVEEKNKGPKGGSYYQYQFSIRPELVTEALSEDSRVGELFD, encoded by the coding sequence ATGGGGTTGGAACCGTTCACCAAAGACTCGACGATCTTCCGTGACGAGAATGTCCTTCGAGATAGTCACACTCCAAAGACACTGATCGAACGGGATGAGGAGCTGACAGCCTATCAATCCGCTCTTCGTCCCGTGGTAAATGGTGCACAGCCAAAGAACCTCTTCTTGTACGGCCAGACAGGTGTTGGAAAGACGCTGGCTACCAAATTGGTCCTTGAACGGCTCTCTACTGACCTCGAGCCGATGGATGACGTCGATCTTCACACTGTCTTCCTCAACTGTAAATCACTCTCCTCGAGTTATCAGGTAGCAGCCAACCTCGTCAACGAGTTTCGCGAGCCTGACAACCAGATCAAGACCACTGGCTACCCATCTGGAATGATCAACCAAATGCTCTGGGATCATTTGAACGAACTTGATGCCTCTCACTGTCTCGTCGTGCTTGACGAAGTTGATTCGATTGGGAACGACGACGACATTCTCTACCAGGTTCCCCGATCGAACGACAACGGTCTTGTCGATGGCACTCAAGTTGGAGTAATCGGCATCTCTAACGATTTTACGTTCCGGGATAACCTCTCCGCTCGAGTCAAAGATTCACTCTGCGATGAGGAGATCCTGTTCTCGCCGTATGACGCAAACCAACTTCGACGGATCCTCGAACAGCGTGCTGAACAGGCGTTCCATGACGACGTCCTCGATGACAATGTGATCCCGCTGGCGGCAGCCTTTGCAGGCCAGAGCAGCGGATCAGCACGGCAAGCCCTTCGTCGATTGTACAAGGCGGGCGACATCGCTCGAGACCAGGGTGCAACTCTCGTCACTGAAGGACATATTCGTCTCGCCGATCGTGCAGTTGAACGCGATAAAGTGTGGGAGGAGTTACTTCGCGTGCCCACGCATTCGAAGCTTACGCTGTATGCGTTGTTGATGCTCGAAGCCGAGGGAGAACTCCCAGCTAAACGGTCGGCAATCTACAAGCGATATCGTATTGCTGCTAATCGCATTGATATCGATCCGCGGACGGATCGAACGGTACATGACCGGCTATCCCAGCTAACGCTCAAGGGATTCCTTGAAGTTGAAGAGAAAAACAAAGGTCCAAAGGGCGGCTCTTACTACCAATATCAGTTCTCTATTCGGCCTGAACTTGTTACGGAGGCACTCTCTGAGGACTCTCGAGTAGGCGAGTTATTTGATTGA
- a CDS encoding PD-(D/E)XK nuclease family protein gives MTLEDLTRRLDDMGRRLDRLPETEEPPPTTLQLLNRSRQEGDWQQLLAYFLDPDAPHRLDHAALEQFLRGLRNRDDVHFELSRFDLENIQVATEVPIPDGRIDLLLWCEEKWFILCELKIDASEGDGQTMKYAAAETFQNVDLDPTAITEPRQHYLFITPDGSPPESDAFTAVEWSWIASQLRAVLDSDYGSYPVRTTSQLDDFVDTIETELTMTEHEQNEAAKAELYVDYYDELAEVTSAFQTEWDDLIDNWGRRLAATLDAARLVEDPEGVPSVPEEDVLLELPDGEDRHRYWLCRQANGNWSWLFPTDWWTHLERDEPVYRNEKPNARVGFLHRPSSDRETVLENHELTFYLRNAPSGNDDFYPGFAQRFNADDEILAALPDRTERRGRKSNALEATYEIDLDEHGDLFAGYVAALATAVDEHIVSNHDLVERIDELYQETREEDL, from the coding sequence ATGACTTTAGAAGACCTCACCCGTCGCCTTGATGATATGGGTCGGCGACTGGATCGACTTCCAGAAACAGAAGAGCCCCCACCAACGACACTCCAACTCCTGAATCGAAGTCGGCAAGAAGGTGACTGGCAGCAGCTCCTCGCGTATTTTTTGGATCCAGACGCACCGCATAGGCTTGACCACGCCGCATTGGAACAGTTTCTGCGTGGGCTCCGAAACCGCGACGATGTCCACTTCGAGCTCTCACGGTTCGATCTTGAGAACATCCAAGTCGCGACTGAGGTCCCAATTCCAGACGGTCGGATTGATCTCTTGTTGTGGTGCGAAGAGAAGTGGTTCATCCTCTGTGAATTGAAAATCGACGCCTCCGAAGGGGATGGACAGACCATGAAATACGCTGCCGCGGAGACGTTCCAGAATGTCGACCTCGATCCTACGGCAATTACTGAACCTCGCCAGCACTATTTGTTTATAACGCCAGATGGCTCACCACCGGAATCGGACGCTTTTACTGCAGTCGAGTGGTCGTGGATCGCGTCACAGCTGCGGGCTGTTCTGGATTCAGACTATGGAAGCTATCCAGTACGAACGACCAGCCAACTGGACGATTTTGTCGATACGATCGAAACAGAACTTACGATGACTGAACACGAGCAAAACGAGGCTGCGAAGGCCGAACTGTACGTCGACTACTACGACGAACTAGCTGAGGTCACAAGCGCGTTCCAAACCGAGTGGGACGATCTCATCGACAACTGGGGCCGCCGGCTCGCGGCGACACTTGATGCGGCTCGCCTTGTCGAAGATCCTGAGGGCGTTCCGTCAGTACCTGAGGAGGACGTCCTGCTCGAACTCCCAGACGGCGAAGATCGCCATCGATACTGGCTGTGTCGACAGGCGAACGGGAACTGGTCGTGGCTGTTCCCGACTGATTGGTGGACGCACTTAGAGCGTGACGAACCGGTCTACCGGAACGAGAAGCCCAATGCACGCGTCGGATTTCTCCACCGTCCGTCCTCCGACCGAGAGACCGTTCTCGAAAACCACGAACTCACATTCTATCTCCGGAACGCCCCGTCCGGAAATGACGACTTTTACCCAGGATTCGCGCAGCGCTTTAACGCCGATGACGAGATTCTGGCTGCTCTTCCGGATCGAACTGAGCGGCGTGGTCGGAAATCGAACGCCCTTGAGGCTACTTACGAAATTGATCTTGACGAGCATGGCGACCTGTTCGCTGGCTACGTCGCTGCGCTAGCGACCGCCGTCGACGAACACATCGTATCGAATCACGATTTAGTCGAACGCATCGACGAACTCTATCAGGAAACGCGCGAGGAAGACTTGTAA